In Mangifera indica cultivar Alphonso chromosome 7, CATAS_Mindica_2.1, whole genome shotgun sequence, the genomic window CTTACTAGAGAGATCACCAGAGAGGTCCAAGTGTTGGTTGACTTTATTTCACACAATTTACTTCATTTCTTCCCCTCTCccccttttaatttaaaaaaaaaagagacgtAGTTCTTTTCCTTGATCACATATGGTGGAGGATTTCATGGCTGCTGCTTTTCACATTAAGCGAAGGCAAGATAAGAATTACTTTAAAAGACAATATTCTTTCCTTTTAAGAAAAACAGAAATTCATCTGTACTTTTAATGCTTTAGTTCTCATGGATTTGAAGAATGAAGATGTTATCTGTCTGTATATATTATATCACTGGAATCTAGTGTTCctgaaatttttaatgcatGTGTAAATACAGGAAAGCCATGGTTGCTCCATGTTATGTTTCCAGGCAACATCAAACTGTCATTTTGTTTCTCAATGGGGTAGGAATGATTTTGACAGCCAAGTGTCTCCCACGACAAACTGGTGCCAGGATTCTTCAGGTATTGCAAGAGATAACTGGGTGGAGGATATTTACCCAATTCAACAAATAAATGTAACAGATGTAAACTCTGATTCATGCCCTACCAAAGACATTTTCCCTTCTACAAGCACTTTTAAAGcagcttcttcatcttctttcgAGTTTTATGTCCGCAATGAAGAGGGGATTAACCTTTGTGTTGACCTGAGTTCTAGCCCATCAGACTGGATTCAAAAGTTGAAAAGTGAAGTTAATATTTATGAGAACATGTGTCAGAACAAGTCTTCTAGTTTTCCTCAGGAGCTTGGGCACTTCAGAGAGAGTAACATACAGCTAAAAAATTCCTTTCTACAAAATATAGATGGTCAACAAGTCAAGGATGGCAATGTGCCTTCTGGCTCTTCCCCAAGTgaatttatgaaagaaaataaagactCAATGCTCAATGAACCTGATGGAGGTGATGGATCTTTAACATCTATTGCAATAAAACCAAGCAGCATTGCTGTGGTTGTGTCTGAGCATTTACAGGAAGATAAAGGACTTGTCTCTTCGGAACCCAATTCTGATGTACCTGATGGTACTCGTTCTTGTACTGATGAAAATGGATGTTCAACAATTGTCGATTCAGATGTTAATACTCCTGGGAAAAAATTATCTAgaaatttttttgtaagtatATTAGATTGTCCAAAAAGTCTTGCCACATTAGAACATCAGAATTCAAGGCCCAGCAGTGAATTCTGGGAGTACTCGACAGTGGAAAACAGTTGCAGCCTTGCAAATTCTCAGGTGGTAACTGCTGGTTGCCCAACTGGTGGTTCTAAGGAGGTGTCACTGTTGGGGGCTGAGATTCAGCAGAAAGACGCATCATCCATACCTTGTAAAAATGGTGAATTTGTAATGGACAATACAGAAACAGAACAAAGTACATTAGCCAATTCAAGTGAGCCTGATATTGGCATTGGCAGGACTCATTTGCCTACATCTGTTGAAGAATGGGTATGaccctttttttcttctaattttcagGCTTCTACCATAAGTGCATTAAATATCAGCATATTACTGCACTTTGATTCAGTGAATTAAAAGGACAGTAAGATACTGCTCAAAATGTTTTCTTGCCTGTACTGTGGTTTGCTTGCCTGTACATTGTGGAGAATATATGGGCTTCAGAACTATATTACAATGTGTTTTGTCATGGTGTTGCATGATTATTATGTCTAAGATGAGTTTAAGATATAATGGGCAGTCAAGcaatagagaaaaaaagaaaaacttgaaagatAAGTGAAAactaaatacaattttttgatttatatttgcACTGTTTTGATTGCAGAAACCACATTTGGCGACTTTTTGCGTTAATTGAAGTGAAAGGAATTGAAGAGTGTTTTAAGATGCTTATGATGAGGggtttgatttttggttgaCATCTTTGTGGGCTTCAATTTCTATGCACTCTTAGGATgcttctttgttattttttagtttaactGGTTGGAATGCTGTTTGGGTTCAATTTTGTATTCTTCTCTGTTTAACTCTATAAGAGATGTAAAGTTATGCTTTGTTGGGTTGACTTCGGGAACCTTCATTGTAACATTATTCATATTTCTTAATGAAGTTCTTTCACTTTGATaagaaaactaattaaataaaagaatgaatgaaaaggaaaaagaagggaaaaaaaagaaaatcacacATTTCATGTTGTTGTGTACTTGTTTGGAAGTTTAATTTTCAGACATATGAGTTGATTATTGTGGGTTATTTGAAGTGAAAGGTATTGAAGAGTGTTTTAAGATGCTTATGATGAGGggtttgatttttggttgaCATCCTTGTGGGCTTGGATTTCTATGCAATCTTAGGAtgcttctttttaatttttaatttaaccaATTGGAATGCTGTTTTGGTTCAATTTTGTATTCTCCTTTGTTGAACTTTATTAAAGATGTAAAGTTATGCTTTGTTGGGTTGACTTCAGGAACCTTCGTTCACATTTCTTAATGAAGTTCTTTcacttttttatgaaaaataattaaataaaaaaatgaatgaagagGAAAAGgagggaaaaggaaaaaggaaatcACACATTTCATATTGCAGTGTTCTTGTTTGGAAGTTTAATTTCCACAGGAGACTGCTTAGTCAATTTGACTATCTTCAATGGATGCTTCCTTGTTATTGGGTTAGTTTTAtgagttgaaaatattttttcttctaaaagaaattattttgcatttttttcttctcatataACTCCTTCAGCTTCTCCTGGCTTGCACAACAAACAGAGAGCAAAAACAATTATCATGTTGGCTATTTTTCCTTGCACagttttagattattaattaaagattgaaattaGTAGATCAGGTTATCTGTTCCGAAAATTTTGCTGCTAGATATGTATTAAGTTTATGCTTGGTATTTTGCATGCACCACAAATTATGTCTACACTATTTTTTGCAGGAAGGGAACAAACCTGTCGATGGAGGGGAGAGCTCAGAGTAATTTTTCTGTTCTCAGTGGAAATACATATTGTTCATTTTACTTTTGTCATTGTCTTAGCATATGTATATAACTATTTCAGATGCTCACAATTGGATAATTCACTTGGCAAGACTTGTTTAAGGGTTCATAACTCAAGATCTGACGAAGAACGTAACAAAAAGAGGCCTCATATGGACAGTACGAGGATTTTAAGAAGCGCCAAGCATATGGCTGGGAAGGTCCTCCTGAGGAGGTCCAAACGGCTGGTTCCTAAAGTTCTTCCTTGATTCTTCCCTTTAGTCATCCAATTGCATAAAATGAAATCATTACATGATCTGCATAACGTTTTTATGATGACCTCAAAGGTGCAATAATCATAATCATCAGATCATGTATTACTCTTATATAATGTTTATCCTCTATAGCCATTTGATCCAATTCATCTGCTTTTCATTATACCCAAATTGAACTGGATGATCActcatttattctttttagtGAATAAATTTGGTGCAAAAACATAAACAAGAACTAGAAAATGAGCATCTAGAGTGATTGATGTTTTTATCTATATATGGAAATTTCTGGATTACTTTGAGGTGTGTCAAAGTTGTCTTTTTGACTGTGAAATTGTTTGCGGGTTGATGGTAGTTTCAGAAACTGTTTTTTCTGAATAACTATATTTTCTCCAAGAACATCTTGCCTTTGAAATTTTTCGGAGTGACTATCTTTATGCACCCTCCAGTGAGCTATTAATGCCTGTAATGCAGCTTACCACTTCTGAGTGACAGCAATGCATTTCAATATTTCGAAGCCCCAGTGCAGAGCATAGTAAGTATAAAGCTTTTCTTGATCTCACTTTTTTCGAAACATCAGTATTGTTTGATGTTGAATGAAACCGATGTGTTGCTTTGTTTTTGCATACCATTTTGAGTGAATTTTGTGTTGTATTTAGTATTCAAATCAGCTGGTGTGGTGAAAATATGGAAAATCTTTGTTAACTCAGTGACTGTGCCGTCACGGGTTGATCTGTCTCAGGAGTTAGATTTATGAGTTCAAGTTTTATACAACTTGTTATTGAATGATTCCATggtttataaatgtttaaaatcttGGAGCATGTTTTGTATTCGTAATTTTGCTGCAGATATTAGCTTATCTTTTGGCATGGACCAAAGCCTTTTTATCCTCATCTTTTCTCACTACGGTGGCAAATTGCCTTTAATCTGATTCAAGTGGAATAATATTACACTTACTATCTTTTctgattgggtgattttgaattgaataatattatttgcatttagttttgagtattcaattgagtatttaaatgttatatcatcgtatgattaaatttatcgtttattcaaaatcatttaatcgtataatgacacattatctgacAATTAAATTGGGTGCTCTCACataattttgttcttttgaaTTAGAGTTAaactaatcaattaaatcaCTCAATGACATTATGATACATCAGTTTATGTGAACaagttagtaaaaaaaaataatgtgtaGTATTATTCATGTAAGTAAATACTAGGGTTGGATACAAATTGAGTTGAACTTAAACATGAGTTGattcaagtttggtttggatGTATGATAGGATGGTTTAAGCTTGGTTCGGGTTTGTCGAACTTGGATTTAGGGTAATTAGTTTGAAACTCGAAGCTCGACGTGTATTTGTGGTTATTGTTGTGGTTTGAGTTTATGGTTTGTTTGTCTGGCTAAAATTTGTAGCATATTTTAGTAGTATTcataataatgttgttttaaatgtcaaattagtattatttttcttattattaaaagggatattaattaaaattggtaaaaaaaatttcgCGTAAACCTTTTTAGGTAAATGTACAGCGGTTTCActtttatagataaatttatttttaattctaaaaatactcTCTTCCAATTTATTACGTCACTCTCAATAATTTATGTTATACTCGGTcgcttaaaatttttttaatagatttgataattttttattctaactaTTACTAATTCACGTTCTAaggattaaaaacatattaaaaaattgataaatttttgtttatgtttcaaatacagataataacaaaaaaatagcaTAGATGAGGAGAATGTTAAGTGCGAACCGATGTTGTATTACGGTGTGTATGAGGTGTAAAAGGTGTGTACATGATATGTAGGGTGCATGCAGAGTGCATATACGATGCGTACAAGATGCGTGTGGGGTGCGTACAAAGTACGTGCATGATGCGTACAGGGTGCATACAGGATGTGTGGTgcgtaaaactcattttaaaatctaacacaTGTTCGCATCtctgttttaaaaaatataataaatatatatataacaatataatatatatttaaaaattattattattattattatatattatattaaatattattatatattatattgttataggtatatttattatattttttaaatattatattatattagattttaaaatgagttttacgtACTGTGCTCCCTGTATGTACTCTGTATGCACCCTGTATGCGCATTGCACGCATCCTTTACGTCTCATATGCACTATGATACAACATCGATTTACACTCATTATTCTTCTCATCTATGCTATTTTTTCGTTACTGTCTATATTtaaaacctaaacaaaaatttatcaatttttaaatatatttttaatctttagaACGTAAATTAGTGATAattcaaataagaaattatcaaatctgttaaaaaaattttaaacagtcGAACATAACGTAAATCATTAAGAGTGACGTAATAAACTAGGAgagagtatttttaaaattaaaaataaatatgtctataaaagtaaaatcgttatatgtttacctaaaaatatttatgtaaaattttttttattgattttaattaatatctcttattaaaataataaggtTTACTAATCTTTTGGCTTGTCTTGATTAAACTTCAATCAATCTCAAATAAAATCAAGACAAATGACTGGTTTGTGAGTTGGACTAAACCAAAATTCTCTTTAACTCGGTACGTTTAGTTTTCAGATGAGTAAAGAATTCTGGCTCACGCTTGATTTGAGATAGACCCACGTGAAGTTGAGCCGAGTACAACCCCTGTAAATACATCAAACGTGAGATTTCTGTCAATTTGCatggaatttgaattttttgatttcttttgcGCCGTGTTTTTTATTCTGTGAGGTGTTGATTTTGTGCCTTGTCATTTTACAAAGGCCAAAGGagtatttcccatccaaagtatgctgatttttcaaagttctttatgttaattttaaaatttttatttatccacttataaccatttaaatctgttaattttaagggtaaaattgttattttagatttaatattaaaaataaatttaaatatgatttcatatttccctcctaaatttaaaaaactaacttttgtcccttaaaccaagtttaaaaaaatcacattaaccctctaaggtttagttttaaaatctgTTCACTTTCTCTAACACTATCGTCGACTGTCTCTTCCTCTCGATGGTTTCCCTTCGTTCGACAGTCTTCCTCAATTTTACCCCAACCCCTCTAGTGTTGAGAGTTGTCGTCTgggaagataaattattttcttagatGAAGACGAGTCTTCTTCCCAAGGAAAAACGAGTCATCTCAttttcatctgggaagacgatttctcttcccagatgacgacTCTCAGTGTTGGAGGGGTTGGGTTGGAGTTGAGGGAGGCTATCAGAGGAAAGGAAACCGTCGGGACTGAGAGATGACCAATCGGAAAAAGTGAACAAATTTTGAagctaaaccctaggggggtaatatgattttttcaaactttgtttgggggaaaaagttaatttttaaactttcaagggggaaaatgagatcaAATTTTTAGGAGTTAGGGTTTCGtaaatttaatcaatcataggtgggtaaatgatattttcaaagtttacaGGAGAAACTTTAAGATAtcaatatactttgggtggggaatagtcctttggccttttacaAAACCGTGATATGTCATTCTAGCTAGTCTAATCCAATGTATATGGCAACAACATTAACGACATGATGATTCAAGCCGCAGAAATAGGTATTTCTAAAAAGGGCAAAAACTTATTCCCAACAAAGCAAAAAGTCTTacacttttattaaaatttattaaaaaattattcccaACAAAAGCAGAAATAGGTCATTGAATACAAATCTGTCTTTCTTCGAAGTGGCTGAATAGGTTTTTTCATTAATAGGATTAGATTTGATTTAGATCGAACCAGAATaagatttaaattaagattaatttgagattgacttaaaatttatgaatcgagacataaatataatttaaaataatttaattttaaatttgatttgaattaaattaaacttaatttattaaaccaaaacttGAATTTAAGCTCAAGGTAGAATACAACCCtgtttgttaataaataattaaattaaaaaattaaaaaaaaatcatcttgacaacattatataataaaaaaaaattctctatgtatagacaaaaaatataatatattgacaGAGTTGCCCCTTAATTTCTTGCCAAGATactgaaattttcaaacaaaatcacAACTTATTGGCGATTTTAAGGATTGTGTTCCACAGCAAACCTAGCAAATCAATAAGAAAAAATCATTTCCAACCTGTTGACACACAAATAAAGACAAATTTTATGTACAACAACAACAGAATGCTAAATTTGTTTGTCATTATTTGAAGGCCAAAtatttttcccacccaagttttgccGGAATTACAAGATTCtctccattaaatttaaaaaattaaatatttatttttatgttaaaatttattatcagagttaaaaaataaaaatatcatttaaataaaagtattaaaaattaaaaaattatcatatttcttctatttaatttataaatctaataaatttttttatttaaaatttgaaaagtgattatttctCTCTACGGTATTAAATTATCATTGGAGATGACAAAGTTTGTCATCTTTTTCTTTGCTTCTCTCCTTCTCTCTCTGGCAAACTTTtcgattttttttcttttcacccaaatcattttcatcttaaacaaaaatgattgataatagagaaagagaaagaaatcagaagagaaaaagaacacGATTAAAGACAATGACAATCACTGTAAATGGAGTCAGTTTCaaaagggccaaaggactattttctactcaaagtatcctctaatttcaagtttttatctcttaactttgaaaatcttatttatccacttatagacgattaaaattaatagaaccctaaccctctaaaattttatttcttttcccccctaaaccctaaaacctaactATTTCCTCtatagaccaagttttaaaaaatgacattttccccctaaggtttaattttcaaactttgacatCATCTTTGGTGTCATTGTCTCTCTCCAGTGATCTCTCTCTACTCAATTGGATACTTGATCGACATCCGATGTAGTTTGGGAGA contains:
- the LOC123221585 gene encoding uncharacterized protein LOC123221585 isoform X1, which encodes MKNKGDAKLRARLSRKELQSLCKKYGLPANRSSSEMAKSLASFFEKNTNSILSGKRLGEVRAVSVPACCKAALLPGASANPLEYPREDRHELHSCLREGGNRRKISQSFRSNEFDHCSGDKTYDGESHGCSMLCFQATSNCHFVSQWGRNDFDSQVSPTTNWCQDSSGIARDNWVEDIYPIQQINVTDVNSDSCPTKDIFPSTSTFKAASSSSFEFYVRNEEGINLCVDLSSSPSDWIQKLKSEVNIYENMCQNKSSSFPQELGHFRESNIQLKNSFLQNIDGQQVKDGNVPSGSSPSEFMKENKDSMLNEPDGGDGSLTSIAIKPSSIAVVVSEHLQEDKGLVSSEPNSDVPDGTRSCTDENGCSTIVDSDVNTPGKKLSRNFFVSILDCPKSLATLEHQNSRPSSEFWEYSTVENSCSLANSQVVTAGCPTGGSKEVSLLGAEIQQKDASSIPCKNGEFVMDNTETEQSTLANSSEPDIGIGRTHLPTSVEEWEGNKPVDGGESSECSQLDNSLGKTCLRVHNSRSDEERNKKRPHMDSTRILRSAKHMAGKVLLRRSKRLVPKVLP
- the LOC123221585 gene encoding uncharacterized protein LOC123221585 isoform X2; protein product: MKNKGDAKLRARLSRKELQSLCKKYGLPANRSSSEMAKSLASFFEKNTNSILSGKRLGEVRAVSVPACCKAALLPGASANPLEYPREDRHELHSCLREGGNRRKISQSFRSNEFDHCSGDKTYDGESHGCSMLCFQATSNCHFVSQWGRNDFDSQVSPTTNWCQDSSGIARDNWVEDIYPIQQINVTDVNSDSCPTKDIFPSTSTFKAASSSSFEFYVRNEEGINLCVDLSSSPSDWIQKLKSEVNIYENMCQNKSSSFPQELGHFRESNIQLKNSFLQNIDGQQVKDGNVPSGSSPSEFMKENKDSMLNEPDGGDGSLTSIAIKPSSIAVVVSEHLQEDKGLVSSEPNSDVPDGTRSCTDENGCSTIVDSDVNTPGKKLSRNFFVSILDCPKSLATLEHQNSRPSSEFWEYSTVENSCSLANSQVVTAGCPTGGSKEVSLLGAEIQQKDASSIPCKNGEFVMDNTETEQSTLANSSEPDIGIGRTHLPTSVEEWKPHLATFCVN